Proteins encoded in a region of the Oncorhynchus clarkii lewisi isolate Uvic-CL-2024 chromosome 18, UVic_Ocla_1.0, whole genome shotgun sequence genome:
- the LOC139373065 gene encoding calcium-binding protein 39-like isoform X1, translated as MGYNVCVMWNVCPVCVFKVVRRDPRRGPATMPLFGKSHKNPADIVRTLKENMAILVKQDKKTDKASEEVSKCLVAMKEILYGTGDKEPHTETVAQLAQELYNSGLLISLVENLQVIDFEGKKDVCQIFNNILRRQIGTRSPTVEYFCSHQEVLFVLQKGYETPGSALNCGIMLRECIRHEPLAKLVLHSEHFQHFFNYVEMETFDIASDAFATFKDLLTRHKVLVAEYLEQNYDAIFDQYEKLLHSDNYVTKRQSLKLLGELLLDRHNFTVMTRYISKPENLKLMMNLLRDKSPNIQFEAFHVFKVFVANPNKTQPIIDILLKNQPKLIDFLSNFQKDRMDDEQFNDEKTYLIKQIRDLKKPAS; from the exons ATGGggtataatgtgtgtgttatgtggaatgtgtgtcctgtgtgtgtttttaaggtTGTCAGAAGAGACCCGAGGAGAGGCCCAGCCACCATGCCGCTGTTCGGTAAATCCCACAAGAATCCCGCCGACATTGTCCGGACTCTGAAGGAGAACATGGCCATCCTGGTCAAACAAGACAAGAAAACAGATAAG GCATCAGAGGAGGTGTCTAAGTGTCTTGTGGCCATGAAGGAGATACTATATGGGACCGGTGACAAGGAACCTCACACAGAGACGGTGGCCCAGTTGGCCCAGGAGCTCTACAACAGCGGCCTGCTCATCTCCCTGGTGGAAAACCTGCAGGTCATCGACTTTGAG GGGAAGAAGGACGTGTGTCAGATCTTCAACAACATCCTGCGGAGGCAGATCGGCACCCGCAGCCCCACTGTCGAGTACTTCTGCTCTCACCAAGAGGTGCTATTTGTGCTGCAAAAAGG GTATGAGACCCCTGGGTCTGCGCTGAACTGTGGCATCATGCTGAGGGAGTGTATCAGACACGAGCCACTGGCCAAGCTGGTTCTCCACTCAGAACACTTCCAGCACTTCTTCAATTACGTAGAGATGGAGACCTTTGACATCGCCTCAGACGCTTTCGCCACCTTCAAG GACCTGCTCACAAGACACAAGGTCCTGGTAGCTGAATATCTAGAACAAAATTATGATGCC ATCTTTGACCAGTATGAGAAGTTATTACACTCTGATAACTATGTGACAAAGAGACAGTCATTAAAG ttGTTGGGAGAGCTTCTGTTGGACAGGCATAACTTCACAGTGATGACCCGGTACATCAGCAAGCCTGAGAACCTGAAGCTGATGATGAACCTACTGAGGGACAAGAGCCCTAACATACAATTTGAGGCCTTCCACGTCTTCAAG GTGTTTGTGGCGAACCCCAACAAGACGCAGCCCATCATAGACATCCTGCTGAAGAACCAGCCCAAACTCATCGACTTCCTTAGCAACTTCCAGAAGGACCGCATGGACGACGAGCAATTCAACGACGAGAAGACCTACCTAATCAAACAGATCCGAGACCTAAAGAAACCCGCCTCTTAA
- the LOC139373065 gene encoding calcium-binding protein 39-like isoform X2, giving the protein MPLFGKSHKNPADIVRTLKENMAILVKQDKKTDKASEEVSKCLVAMKEILYGTGDKEPHTETVAQLAQELYNSGLLISLVENLQVIDFEGKKDVCQIFNNILRRQIGTRSPTVEYFCSHQEVLFVLQKGYETPGSALNCGIMLRECIRHEPLAKLVLHSEHFQHFFNYVEMETFDIASDAFATFKDLLTRHKVLVAEYLEQNYDAIFDQYEKLLHSDNYVTKRQSLKLLGELLLDRHNFTVMTRYISKPENLKLMMNLLRDKSPNIQFEAFHVFKVFVANPNKTQPIIDILLKNQPKLIDFLSNFQKDRMDDEQFNDEKTYLIKQIRDLKKPAS; this is encoded by the exons ATGCCGCTGTTCGGTAAATCCCACAAGAATCCCGCCGACATTGTCCGGACTCTGAAGGAGAACATGGCCATCCTGGTCAAACAAGACAAGAAAACAGATAAG GCATCAGAGGAGGTGTCTAAGTGTCTTGTGGCCATGAAGGAGATACTATATGGGACCGGTGACAAGGAACCTCACACAGAGACGGTGGCCCAGTTGGCCCAGGAGCTCTACAACAGCGGCCTGCTCATCTCCCTGGTGGAAAACCTGCAGGTCATCGACTTTGAG GGGAAGAAGGACGTGTGTCAGATCTTCAACAACATCCTGCGGAGGCAGATCGGCACCCGCAGCCCCACTGTCGAGTACTTCTGCTCTCACCAAGAGGTGCTATTTGTGCTGCAAAAAGG GTATGAGACCCCTGGGTCTGCGCTGAACTGTGGCATCATGCTGAGGGAGTGTATCAGACACGAGCCACTGGCCAAGCTGGTTCTCCACTCAGAACACTTCCAGCACTTCTTCAATTACGTAGAGATGGAGACCTTTGACATCGCCTCAGACGCTTTCGCCACCTTCAAG GACCTGCTCACAAGACACAAGGTCCTGGTAGCTGAATATCTAGAACAAAATTATGATGCC ATCTTTGACCAGTATGAGAAGTTATTACACTCTGATAACTATGTGACAAAGAGACAGTCATTAAAG ttGTTGGGAGAGCTTCTGTTGGACAGGCATAACTTCACAGTGATGACCCGGTACATCAGCAAGCCTGAGAACCTGAAGCTGATGATGAACCTACTGAGGGACAAGAGCCCTAACATACAATTTGAGGCCTTCCACGTCTTCAAG GTGTTTGTGGCGAACCCCAACAAGACGCAGCCCATCATAGACATCCTGCTGAAGAACCAGCCCAAACTCATCGACTTCCTTAGCAACTTCCAGAAGGACCGCATGGACGACGAGCAATTCAACGACGAGAAGACCTACCTAATCAAACAGATCCGAGACCTAAAGAAACCCGCCTCTTAA